The following nucleotide sequence is from Candidatus Nanoarchaeia archaeon.
AACCACGATCCCGATGCAAGGCTGTGGAACGCCAGCTACTACCTTGCCTGGAGATGGAAGAACCACGGCTCATACAAGGAGAGAGGAGACTGGTTTGATTCCCTGGGCAATATCCTTGCAGTCCTTTTTGGACTTGCGGCTGAGCCTATGGCAAAGCGCATCCTCCGCCATATCAGGCAGCAGAGAATCAGCAAGCCCTACCCGATAAAATCCATCTATCCTCCAATCAGGAGAGGAACAAAAGACTGGCAGGATTATTTTGATGATTGCGATGCCGGAACTCCCTATCATTACCTCAATGCAGGCATCTGGACATACATCGGCGGGCTGTATGTCACAGCTCTTGTGAAGATGAATCAGATGAATGAGGCCAGGAAGCAGCTTGCCAGTCTGGCTGAGGCAAATACGATCTCAAACTTCAGCGAATGGCTGGATGGAAATACCGGGAAGCCGTCGCGGGGAAGAAACCAGGCCTGGAATGCAGGGATGTACATCCTTGCCTATCACTCGGTCAAAGCGGGGAGAAGTCTGATATAAGGGAAATTTCTTTGGATGCTTGCTTGCCTTTAACCACATTCTCTGTTATCGCATCAACCATCTGCTGGGCAACCGTTCGGTAGTGGAAATTATGGAGGGCATGGTCAGCAGCAGCCTTGCCCATTGATACTGCTAACGCATCGTCAGAGAGCAGCTTGGCTAAGCATGCCGAAAGCTGGCCAATATCTGCCCGGTATGCAAACGTCTTCGGAACAGGAAATTCGATCTGCATCTTCTTCTTGAATCCCATATGCTTGTAGACCCATTCCCTGTCGAGCTTCACCTCATGGGCAACGTCAACCAAAAATCCTGTCTTCCCATGCACAATCGTGTCCCGTGGGCCGCCGACATTGATCGAGACCACAGGCTTCCCGCATGCCTGCGCCTCAAGCTGGATCATCCCAAACCCCTCAAGCCGTGAAGGCGCAGCATAGATATCGCACGCATTAAGGAGCTGGCTGATAAATCCAGGAGAAAATTTTCCCTTGAGGTATCTTACCTTCTTTGTGAGGCCAAGCTTCTTGAGCAGCGCCTTCTCCTCCGCTCCATGATCCCAGGCCGAAAAGCTGTCCCAAACCTTGCACACATACTTCCATTTTGGATGCTCTTCGTTTATATTGGCTAATGCCTGGAAAATCTCCTGCGCGCCTTTGCTGGTAACATCTCCCCCGATTGTCAGGATCATCTTCTCATCCTTCTTGATGCCCAGCATCTTCCGCACTTCAAGCCTTCCCGGATCAGACTCTGGCAGAGGCCTGAACACATTCGGATCAAAACCTATAGGCACGACCTTGATGCGGTCGCCGGCCACGCCATCCCGTATATACGTAGAGCGCACCCAATTGCTTGTCGCAACAATCAGCGGAAGCTGGTTGAGCGTATCCTGGTAATTCGCCACCCACCCGTCTGCATTAAACCAGGGCACAGGAACAATCTTAGACTTAAGGGGATCCAGGACAACCCTTGGCGTGTCGCCCCAAAACCCTACACCGATGCATACATCAGGCCTGAAAAACCTGTACGTCCAGCGCTTCTGCATGTTGTCCTGGGGATCGCACTGCATCACCTGATGGCCGAGTTCGCGAAGGCCCTGCACAAGGTAATGGCCCTGCAGGCTCTGCCCGTCAGGCTCAGGAGGGTAGGGATAGAGAACGAGGATTTTCATGGTCAGCTCACAAACGTCTCCACCCTGCTGCAGCTCATTGCCTCAAAGCTGCCAGGATCAAATCCATAAATCTCAGTCACAACCTTCACCTTTTCGGAGAACTCGGCCTGGGTAAGCTCTGTCCGAAGCGAGCCTTGGCCTGGAATAGGCAGATACGAGCCAGGATTCTTGGCAGCTTTCTCCTTGCCAAGAACATAGGAAAAGTAGTATATCTTCGAGCAGGTCAGCAGCTTGTCCTCAACAAGAGACTTGACTGCGGTATGGGCCTCCCGATGCCTGATGTGGCCGTATTCCCCATTTGCTCCATGCGTGAATATATAATCATACGTTATCTCTTGCAAAGCTTCTGTTATCGCTGACTTGACATCTTCAATCTTGATCGGATGAAGGGCAGTGTCCTCTAGATCAGAGATAAGTGAATGCGCACGATACCTCTCACACACCTTCCTAAATTTAGGAAACCTGTCGGAATCACTCTTCCTGCAGAGAGAAAGGATCGTCCATTCCCATTTCCTATTCCTCAAGATTGTCCCACCCATCCAAATCGTCTCGTCATCTGGATGCGCCACAACAACAAGCGCCTTTGTCATATCACTGCATTTGCTCCAAACATTCTGTTATATAAATGTTGTGCTTGGGCGCTGCTGAAATCTGATGCAGTGCCCATGTGTGAGGTCACTATTCCGGAGAATGAGCATCGACAAGGGGGTCGTCCCATCGGAGGATATGTCGATATATTCTTAAACGAACTGAGACCGAGCTGCTCCGAAGGAGCGACCAAAAATACAAAGCATTTTTGAGTACCGGCACTGCCGCGAAGCGAAGGATTTCAGCAGAGCCGCTTGCGAATCCAGAGAAAGACATCCTTCGCCGCAGCCAGCGGTCAATCCTTCCCGTCCCATTCGTTGGAGAATCTAGTTAAGAACTGTTCCATGAACTTGTGTCTCTCTCCCGCAATTCTTTTCGCAGTTTCTGTATTCATCAAATCTCTGAGAAGAAGCAATTTTTCATAGAAATGGTTAATCGTTGGTCCTTTGCTATTCTTGTATTTTTCAAAAGAATCACGCACTTCAGGTTTAATATGGGGGTTGTAAATTTCTCGTCCCATATGCCCACCATACGCGAAGGTTCTGGCTATCCCAATCGCACCAATAGCATCTAATCTATCTGCATCTTGCACAACCATTCCTTCTGTGGTGTGCATTTGTGTTCTAACTCCCGCACCTTTGAAAGACATCCCCTTTATAATCTCGCAAACATGAGAGATATTCTTTTCTTCAACTTGTAATTTTTGAAGCCATTCCCTTGCTAATCTTGGGCCAACATCATCATTTCCATCATTGAATTTCCAATCAGAAATGTCATGAAGTAATGCAGCAAGTTGAACTACAAATAAGTCTACTTTCTCATGTTCGCCGATATGAATAGCATTTTTCCAAACACGATAAACATGCCACCAGTCATGGCCAGAACCTTCGCCAGATAGCTTATTTTTTATATATTCCTCAGTTTGTTTCAAAATTGCCTCTTTGTCCATACTCAAGGATTGAACCTTGCAGAATTTAAAAAGATTTCTAAAGGCAGGAGGCGTTGAAAAGATATGCAGCGCCTTCCTGTGAGCCATAGTCATCAGGAGAATGCGCAGCGACAAGGGAGTTGCCCCCTTCGGGGAATGTCGCTTTTCTGACCGAATAGCTCATGGCGAACTTGGCGCTGCCGAGCGGAGCGAGCAACTTTTCAATGCCACCTAAAGGCAGGAGGCGGCATGCGCAAAACAACTTGCCCTACTTGGTCACCAGCTGCGCCGCCCCGATGATTGCTGCATGCCTTTTCTTCGATACAGAAATCCGAAGATGCCTGAATAATCGTGGAGAGATCTGGCGCTTCAGGGACGCCTGCATAGATTTCCTGAAATACTTGTACGAGTTCGCAACCGAGCCGCCAAGGACGATCGAATCAGGATCAAGGCTGTGCACGATAATGCTCAGCGCTTCGCCCAGATGCTTTCCGTATTCCATGAAGGTTTGCCTCGCAGCCCTCTGGCCCTTTCCCGCCTTGGCAGCCAGAGACTCGCCATCATCCCCTCTCCTGAGAAAAAATTTGCCAGAACAGTAATCCTCCACAGTTCCCTTGTGCAATGGAATCCTGCCGAACTCACCCGCGCCGCAGTGGCTGCCTGAGAGAAGCTTCCCATCAACAACAATCCCTGCGCCAACTCCTGTCCCAAGGATCAAGCCCACCACGATGCCTTTCCGTATGCCCTGTCCAAGGGCAAAGCAGTTTGCGTCGTTGTTCAGCGCTACAGGCACCCCATACCTGGCCTTGAGGGTTCTCTCAAGGTCGATATTCTGAAAAGCCGGGATGTTCCCCGCATCGAACACAACGCCGTTCTTCACATAGGCAGGAACTCCCATCCCGATCCCAGAGATCGAATGATCAAACATTCCGTCAATGGCATCCAGGATTTGCCTAACGATCTTCTGCCTGCCTGCCTTATTGTCGAGAAGATGCGTTTCGGCACGCACAACCCTGCCTTTCCTGACAAGCCCGGCACGCACGTGGCCGCCTCCCAAATCGATTCCTAAGATTCCCATGCTTAGCTCCGGGTCAGCCAGCTATATAAATTATTCGGAGAGCTCAGAGGAATTCAGGATTCGTGCGTGTGCGGTGAAAATCATTGCTGCCGCCCTTTGTGAGCAACAGGGCAAGAACAATAACATCGACCTCGGGGGGAGGTCCCTTACGGGGCGAATGTCGATTTGTAGAAGAATTTTTCAGTCATTGCGAACTCGGCGGCAGCTGCGAAGCAAGATTTTCACCGGAGATGATTCGTGCGTAATCTATTTAAACGCTCTCATCTTGCTCACGGCAGCATGGCCGATTGTATATTTTGTAAAATTATCAAAGGAGAGATCGATTCAGCGAAGATTTGGGAAGATGAAAACTTTCTGGCAATCCTCGATATCATGCCCAACACAAAAGGAATGGCATTAGTCTTGACTAAAAAACATTTTGATTCTTACGCTTTTGATATGCCGGAAGAGGAATATGGAAAATTCATGTCTGCATCAAGGAAAGTTGCTGGAATCCTCGAGAAGGGCTTAGATGTAACGCGGGTTGCCATGGTGATGGAGGGGATGGGGGTGAACCATGCTCACACGAAGTTATATCCTCTGCACGGAGTTAAAGCAAAGTTTAAGGAAATATGGGCGCAAGATAAGATATTCTTTGATGCATACGAGGGGTACATCAGCACGCAAACGGGTGAAAAAGCAGACATGAACGAATTGAAAAAATTAGCAGAGGCGATTAAGCAGAATCAATAGCCTGAATTGAGCGTGCTTCTTTGGTATACAGGATCTCAACTCCACCAAAGACAACCATCAACGCAGCAGCCTTGCTGCCTCTTTATCCGCAATCCAGGTGCAGTTTGAATGCTCTCGAAGAATCGTCGCAGGTATTTTCTCAGAAACTGGGCTGAAGAGGACCTTCCTCAGAATCCCCGCCTTTCTTTTTCCGGAAACAATAACGATAACCTCTCTTGCAAGCATTCCGGTGCCAAGTCCTGTGGTAACTGCAAAGGCCGGAGTTTCTATTCCTGTAAGCTGTTGATTCACCTCCTTTGTACCTTTATTGATCCTGACCAGCCTTGTCCTGCTTCTGAATGAGGAGCCGGGAAAGTTGAATCCAAATGTGTGGCAGTCCTCTCCGA
It contains:
- a CDS encoding ROK family protein, whose product is MGILGIDLGGGHVRAGLVRKGRVVRAETHLLDNKAGRQKIVRQILDAIDGMFDHSISGIGMGVPAYVKNGVVFDAGNIPAFQNIDLERTLKARYGVPVALNNDANCFALGQGIRKGIVVGLILGTGVGAGIVVDGKLLSGSHCGAGEFGRIPLHKGTVEDYCSGKFFLRRGDDGESLAAKAGKGQRAARQTFMEYGKHLGEALSIIVHSLDPDSIVLGGSVANSYKYFRKSMQASLKRQISPRLFRHLRISVSKKRHAAIIGAAQLVTK
- a CDS encoding HD domain-containing protein, with the translated sequence MDKEAILKQTEEYIKNKLSGEGSGHDWWHVYRVWKNAIHIGEHEKVDLFVVQLAALLHDISDWKFNDGNDDVGPRLAREWLQKLQVEEKNISHVCEIIKGMSFKGAGVRTQMHTTEGMVVQDADRLDAIGAIGIARTFAYGGHMGREIYNPHIKPEVRDSFEKYKNSKGPTINHFYEKLLLLRDLMNTETAKRIAGERHKFMEQFLTRFSNEWDGKD
- a CDS encoding HIT domain-containing protein, producing MADCIFCKIIKGEIDSAKIWEDENFLAILDIMPNTKGMALVLTKKHFDSYAFDMPEEEYGKFMSASRKVAGILEKGLDVTRVAMVMEGMGVNHAHTKLYPLHGVKAKFKEIWAQDKIFFDAYEGYISTQTGEKADMNELKKLAEAIKQNQ
- a CDS encoding glycosyltransferase family 4 protein, whose protein sequence is MKILVLYPYPPEPDGQSLQGHYLVQGLRELGHQVMQCDPQDNMQKRWTYRFFRPDVCIGVGFWGDTPRVVLDPLKSKIVPVPWFNADGWVANYQDTLNQLPLIVATSNWVRSTYIRDGVAGDRIKVVPIGFDPNVFRPLPESDPGRLEVRKMLGIKKDEKMILTIGGDVTSKGAQEIFQALANINEEHPKWKYVCKVWDSFSAWDHGAEEKALLKKLGLTKKVRYLKGKFSPGFISQLLNACDIYAAPSRLEGFGMIQLEAQACGKPVVSINVGGPRDTIVHGKTGFLVDVAHEVKLDREWVYKHMGFKKKMQIEFPVPKTFAYRADIGQLSACLAKLLSDDALAVSMGKAAADHALHNFHYRTVAQQMVDAITENVVKGKQASKEISLISDFSPL
- a CDS encoding PIG-L family deacetylase; the protein is MTKALVVVAHPDDETIWMGGTILRNRKWEWTILSLCRKSDSDRFPKFRKVCERYRAHSLISDLEDTALHPIKIEDVKSAITEALQEITYDYIFTHGANGEYGHIRHREAHTAVKSLVEDKLLTCSKIYYFSYVLGKEKAAKNPGSYLPIPGQGSLRTELTQAEFSEKVKVVTEIYGFDPGSFEAMSCSRVETFVS